A region from the Nocardioides coralli genome encodes:
- a CDS encoding cobalamin B12-binding domain-containing protein, producing the protein MSTEVVHPDEVESYWAAVRGTDLEGAAAVAEAVYRRTSSVEAVLQGLVVESQQRVGSLWAHGEWTVADEHAATAINEVVAHRIGLHVPGPQTGPLLLVSCVEREWHALPALVVTLVMRARGWRTELLGANTSRDELVDRILDQGPRAVLLSASLASSLPRTRRQVEAVRGTGTPVVVGGRAFDAAGRRAERIGASAHATGPAEAAARLDALPHHVPPAPPLRDAAAREAADLQARTGDVVRRVMLVTFATLDLPPEEHAPDLWSGVLAGFLPHVVDGVVGALVTDDPTVVAETRSWLVEVLGARLADPRALDALWGALEHELRDYPEVTRLLASA; encoded by the coding sequence GTGAGCACGGAGGTCGTACACCCCGACGAGGTGGAGTCCTACTGGGCGGCGGTGCGCGGCACCGACCTCGAGGGCGCGGCCGCGGTGGCCGAGGCCGTCTACCGGCGTACGTCGTCGGTGGAGGCGGTGCTCCAGGGCCTGGTCGTGGAGAGCCAGCAGCGGGTGGGGTCGCTGTGGGCGCACGGTGAGTGGACGGTCGCCGACGAGCACGCCGCCACCGCCATCAACGAGGTGGTCGCCCACCGGATCGGGCTCCACGTCCCCGGCCCCCAGACGGGGCCGTTGCTGCTGGTGTCGTGCGTGGAGCGGGAGTGGCACGCGCTTCCCGCGCTGGTCGTGACGCTGGTGATGCGGGCACGCGGCTGGCGTACCGAGCTGCTGGGTGCCAACACCTCGCGTGACGAGCTGGTGGACCGGATCCTCGACCAGGGTCCGCGCGCCGTCCTGCTGAGCGCGTCGCTGGCCTCCTCGCTCCCGCGGACACGGCGTCAGGTGGAGGCCGTGCGGGGCACCGGCACCCCGGTCGTCGTCGGCGGCCGGGCCTTCGACGCCGCGGGTCGGCGGGCCGAGCGGATCGGGGCGTCGGCGCACGCGACCGGTCCCGCCGAGGCCGCCGCCCGGCTCGACGCCCTGCCACACCACGTGCCACCGGCACCCCCGCTCCGCGACGCCGCTGCCCGTGAGGCCGCCGACCTCCAGGCCAGGACCGGCGACGTCGTACGCCGGGTGATGCTCGTCACCTTCGCCACCCTCGACCTGCCCCCCGAGGAGCACGCACCCGACCTGTGGTCCGGGGTGCTGGCGGGGTTCCTCCCCCACGTCGTCGACGGCGTGGTGGGTGCCCTGGTCACCGACGACCCGACGGTGGTGGCGGAGACCCGCAGCTGGCTGGTCGAGGTGCTCGGCGCCCGCCTGGCGGACCCCCGTGCGCTCGACGCGCTGTGGGGAGCCCTCGAGCACGAGCTGCGCGACTACCCCGAGGTCACGCGGCTGCTCGCCTCCGCCTGA
- a CDS encoding hemerythrin domain-containing protein, whose protein sequence is MRDKTSLMTDEDLELMYILHDAFRRDVERLARAAARPGSGDPESRAALRRGWRGFSRELHLHHRIEDTFIWPLMRGKLAAHPDDVAVLDDMESEHGTIDPALAAVEDALSDEGDDRTVLADRVDDLARLLRTHLAHEERDALPLVRRTVTAHEWSVMNRDSMRGLDYRWITELVPWLVEGLDEPRRDVALRAIPAPMRLLNRYRWQPRYDRQRRWD, encoded by the coding sequence ATGCGGGACAAGACGTCACTGATGACCGACGAGGATCTCGAGCTCATGTACATCCTCCACGACGCATTCCGCCGGGACGTCGAGCGATTGGCCCGTGCCGCTGCTCGACCAGGCAGCGGCGACCCAGAGTCGCGCGCGGCACTGCGGCGGGGGTGGCGGGGATTCAGCCGCGAGCTGCACCTCCACCACCGGATCGAGGACACGTTCATCTGGCCGCTGATGCGCGGCAAGCTCGCCGCCCATCCGGACGACGTCGCGGTCCTCGACGACATGGAGTCCGAGCACGGGACGATCGACCCCGCGCTCGCCGCGGTCGAGGACGCGCTGTCTGACGAGGGAGACGATCGGACCGTGCTGGCGGACCGCGTCGACGACCTGGCGAGGCTCCTTCGGACCCACCTCGCCCACGAGGAACGCGACGCGCTGCCGCTCGTACGCCGGACCGTGACCGCCCACGAGTGGAGCGTGATGAACCGCGACTCCATGCGTGGCCTCGACTACCGCTGGATCACCGAGCTCGTCCCGTGGCTCGTCGAAGGACTGGACGAACCACGCCGCGACGTCGCCCTGCGTGCCATCCCCGCACCGATGCGTCTCCTCAACCGCTACCGCTGGCAGCCCCGCTACGACCGCCAGCGACGCTGGGACTGA
- the gatB gene encoding Asp-tRNA(Asn)/Glu-tRNA(Gln) amidotransferase subunit GatB, with amino-acid sequence MTETLVSYDDALATYDPVMGLEVHVELNTASKMFCGCPTVFGAAPNTQVCPTCLGLPGAMPVVNRTAVESAIRIGLALHCEIAEWCRFARKNYFYPDMPKNFQTSQYDEPIAFDGWTEVDVDGETYRIEIERAHMEEDTGKSTHVGTTGRIHGATHSLVDYNRAGIPLIEIVTRPIVATREKAPAVARAYVQQLRDLMVALGVSEARMDQGQLRADVNLSLSPRDSGRLGTRTETKNVNSFRSVERAARFEIQRQAAILDAGGSITQETRHWHEDTGVTTSGREKSDAEDYRYFPEPDLVPVAPTREWVEELRSGLPEEPSKRRARLQAAWGFSDLEMRDTVGAGALSLVEETVAAGTPPQAARKWWLGELARRANDAGVEVSEVGVTPGQVAEVQALVDAGTINDKLARQVFDGLLAGEGTPEQIVKARGLEIVSDDGALAAAVDKAIAANPDVADKIRGGKVAAAGALIGAVMKEMRGQADAGRVRELILERLT; translated from the coding sequence ATGACCGAGACCCTGGTGTCCTACGACGACGCGCTCGCGACCTACGACCCCGTGATGGGGCTGGAGGTCCACGTCGAGCTCAACACCGCATCGAAGATGTTCTGCGGCTGCCCGACGGTGTTCGGTGCTGCCCCCAACACCCAGGTGTGCCCGACCTGCCTGGGGCTCCCCGGTGCGATGCCGGTCGTCAACCGGACAGCGGTGGAGTCGGCGATCCGGATCGGGCTCGCGCTCCACTGCGAGATCGCGGAGTGGTGCCGCTTCGCCCGGAAGAACTACTTCTACCCGGACATGCCGAAGAACTTCCAGACCTCCCAGTACGACGAGCCGATCGCGTTCGACGGCTGGACCGAGGTCGACGTCGACGGCGAGACCTACCGGATCGAGATCGAGCGCGCCCACATGGAGGAGGACACCGGGAAGTCGACCCACGTCGGCACCACCGGGCGGATCCACGGCGCCACCCACTCGCTGGTCGACTACAACCGCGCCGGGATCCCGCTGATCGAGATCGTGACCCGGCCGATCGTGGCGACGCGTGAGAAGGCGCCGGCCGTGGCCCGGGCGTACGTCCAGCAGCTGCGCGACCTCATGGTCGCCCTCGGCGTCTCCGAGGCCCGGATGGACCAGGGCCAGCTGCGTGCCGACGTCAACCTCTCCCTCTCGCCGCGCGACTCCGGTCGCCTCGGCACGCGCACGGAGACCAAGAACGTCAACTCGTTCCGGTCCGTGGAGCGCGCGGCCCGGTTCGAGATCCAGCGCCAGGCCGCCATCCTGGACGCGGGCGGCTCGATCACGCAGGAGACCCGGCACTGGCACGAGGACACCGGCGTCACGACGAGCGGCCGGGAGAAGTCCGACGCCGAGGACTACCGCTACTTCCCGGAGCCCGACCTGGTGCCCGTCGCGCCGACGCGTGAGTGGGTGGAGGAGCTGCGTTCTGGCCTGCCCGAGGAGCCGTCGAAGCGGCGTGCCCGGCTGCAGGCCGCATGGGGGTTCTCCGACCTCGAGATGCGCGACACGGTCGGAGCCGGCGCGCTGTCGTTGGTCGAGGAGACCGTGGCCGCCGGTACGCCGCCGCAAGCGGCCCGGAAGTGGTGGCTCGGCGAGCTCGCCCGGCGGGCCAACGACGCAGGGGTCGAGGTGTCCGAGGTCGGTGTCACCCCCGGCCAGGTGGCCGAGGTGCAGGCACTCGTCGACGCCGGCACGATCAACGACAAGCTCGCCCGCCAGGTCTTCGACGGGCTGCTGGCCGGCGAGGGCACCCCGGAGCAGATCGTGAAGGCCCGCGGCCTCGAGATCGTCTCCGACGACGGGGCGCTGGCTGCCGCGGTCGACAAGGCGATCGCCGCCAACCCCGACGTCGCCGACAAGATCCGCGGCGGCAAGGTGGCCGCTGCCGGCGCCCTCATCGGCGCGGTCATGAAGGAGATGCGTGGCCAGGCCGATGCGGGCCGGGTCCGCGAGCTGATCCTCGAACGACTCACCTGA
- the gatC gene encoding Asp-tRNA(Asn)/Glu-tRNA(Gln) amidotransferase subunit GatC, translating into MSDTPGASLTREQVAHLADLARIDLSDAELDHLAPQLGVILDSIASIQGVAGDDVPPTSHPVPLTNVFRDDVVTPGLTPEEALSGAPEAEEQRFSVPRILGEEQ; encoded by the coding sequence ATGTCTGACACCCCCGGAGCGTCGCTCACCCGGGAGCAGGTCGCCCACCTCGCCGACCTCGCCCGGATCGACCTCTCCGACGCCGAGCTCGACCACCTCGCACCCCAGCTGGGCGTCATCCTCGACTCCATCGCCTCCATCCAGGGCGTCGCCGGGGACGACGTGCCCCCCACCTCCCACCCGGTACCGCTGACCAACGTCTTCCGCGACGACGTGGTCACCCCGGGACTCACCCCGGAGGAGGCGTTGAGCGGCGCGCCCGAGGCCGAGGAGCAGCGCTTCAGCGTCCCCCGCATCCTGGGGGAGGAGCAGTGA
- the gatA gene encoding Asp-tRNA(Asn)/Glu-tRNA(Gln) amidotransferase subunit GatA — MSAPDWTRSTAAEQATALAEGEVTSVELTRAQLDRIEAVDGAVHAFLHVDAEGALAAAEDSDQRREAGGLRSPLDGVPIAVKDVMATRGMPTTCGSRILEGWVPPYDATVVRRLREAGLPLLGKTNMDEFAMGSSTEHSAYGPTRNPWDLSRIPGGSGGGSAAAVAAFEAPLAIGTDTGGSIRQPGAVTGTVGVKPTYGGVSRYGLVALANSLDQAGPVTRTVLDAAMLHEVIGGHDPLDSTSIDQPVPALVDAVRRGSTGDLTGVRVGVVTELGGEGYQSGVLARFRESVDLMVDAGAEVVEVSCPHFVHALATYYLILPAEASSNLAKFDAMRYGLRVVPEGDPSAEEVMRATRDAGFGDEVKRRIILGTYALSSGYYDAYYGQAQKVRTLVSRDFEAAFEKADVLVSPTAPTTAFPLGEKLDDPLAMYLNDLATIPANLSGVPGISVPGGLADEDGLPTGVQVLAPALADDRVYRVGAALERLLTDRWGGSLLDQAPDLDLLARSGAAS; from the coding sequence GTGAGCGCCCCCGACTGGACCCGCAGCACCGCCGCCGAGCAGGCGACGGCGCTCGCCGAGGGCGAGGTCACGAGCGTGGAGCTGACCCGTGCGCAGCTCGACCGGATCGAGGCCGTGGACGGCGCGGTCCACGCGTTCCTCCACGTCGACGCCGAGGGCGCTCTGGCGGCCGCGGAGGACTCCGACCAGCGCCGCGAGGCCGGCGGCCTGCGCTCCCCGCTCGACGGGGTGCCCATCGCGGTCAAGGACGTGATGGCGACCCGCGGCATGCCGACGACGTGCGGCTCACGCATCCTCGAGGGCTGGGTGCCGCCCTACGACGCCACGGTCGTGCGGCGCCTGCGTGAGGCAGGACTGCCCCTGCTGGGCAAGACCAACATGGACGAGTTCGCGATGGGCTCCTCGACCGAGCACTCGGCGTACGGGCCCACCCGCAACCCCTGGGACCTCAGCCGGATCCCGGGCGGCTCCGGCGGCGGCTCGGCCGCGGCGGTGGCCGCCTTCGAGGCGCCGCTGGCGATCGGCACCGACACCGGCGGCTCGATCCGCCAGCCCGGCGCGGTCACCGGGACGGTCGGCGTGAAGCCGACGTACGGCGGCGTGTCCCGTTACGGGCTGGTCGCGCTCGCCAACTCCCTCGACCAGGCCGGACCCGTCACGCGCACCGTGCTCGACGCGGCGATGCTCCACGAGGTGATCGGCGGCCACGACCCGCTCGACTCGACCAGCATCGACCAGCCGGTGCCCGCGCTCGTCGACGCCGTGCGGCGCGGCAGCACCGGGGACCTCACCGGGGTCCGCGTCGGGGTCGTCACCGAGCTGGGCGGCGAGGGCTACCAGTCCGGGGTGCTGGCGCGCTTCCGCGAGTCCGTCGACCTGATGGTCGACGCGGGCGCCGAGGTGGTGGAGGTGTCGTGCCCGCACTTCGTCCACGCGCTCGCCACCTACTACCTGATCCTGCCGGCCGAGGCGTCGAGCAACCTCGCCAAGTTCGACGCCATGCGCTACGGCCTCCGGGTCGTCCCCGAGGGTGACCCCAGCGCGGAGGAGGTGATGCGCGCGACCCGCGACGCTGGGTTCGGCGACGAGGTGAAGCGTCGGATCATCCTCGGCACCTATGCGCTCTCGAGCGGCTACTACGACGCGTACTACGGCCAGGCGCAGAAGGTGCGGACCCTGGTGTCGCGCGACTTCGAGGCGGCCTTCGAGAAGGCCGACGTGCTCGTGTCGCCCACGGCGCCCACGACGGCGTTCCCGCTCGGGGAGAAGCTCGACGACCCGCTGGCGATGTACCTCAACGACCTCGCCACGATCCCCGCCAACCTCTCCGGCGTCCCCGGCATCTCGGTGCCGGGTGGGCTCGCGGACGAGGACGGTCTCCCGACCGGGGTGCAGGTGCTGGCCCCGGCCCTGGCCGACGACCGCGTCTACCGCGTCGGTGCGGCGCTCGAGCGGCTGCTCACCGACCGCTGGGGCGGGTCGCTGCTCGACCAGGCCCCCGACCTCGACCTGCTCGCCCGGAGCGGAGCCGCATCATGA
- a CDS encoding acyltransferase family protein, whose protein sequence is MPWSYRPALDGLRTVAVYAVLLFHTGHPWALGGFVGVDLFFVLSGFLVTSVLLSEIDRTGTLKVGMFYTRRVRRLLPAAVVAIVATCAVFVLVTPVTERVELVRDAQSALLYVANWHFLVESGDYFATDVDRSPFLHFWSLAIEEQFYLLFPLVLLGLTRTGRRVTVAVLAALMLASVGAQLVWAQVDPTHAYYGTDARIYQPLAGAVLALVVHRLPVGGGRRWGLAATAGLALFLLLSSGLLDIAPSWRGLAATVAAVTVVAAVSVAEGGRVAQVLAQPVLVFLGKISYGTYLWHWPVILVLQEVFATSPRVVAVLTVALSTGLAALSYEVLEKPIRTASLLDRLRWTPAVAGVAVSALLAFTLVPGLLTLDRKPALAAESERPRALPTQQTVEIPDDVDWDSVVKDHGEIGTCAPDEPEACIEVEGSGPHLLLVGDSQAQSLVPMFRKLAEEHDFTLSINVVPGCLWQEELDNADLSDGNRQRCEKARVGWYDEALPELEPDVVVLMTRPRDNEKVFGEAVSRRDGKQMPLDTMTLRASRSTLRTLEKLVPQTLIVNRIVMPETFDPADCLTTEEKPTRCAVPVPVGGTESDSFAETLATASDKVEVLDLNPAFCPGAPVCMPVVGDEVVWRDDHHVTASFATARRDVVWEILNRYAPFGSQGGA, encoded by the coding sequence GTGCCCTGGTCCTACCGCCCCGCCCTCGACGGGCTCCGGACGGTGGCGGTCTATGCCGTGCTGCTGTTCCACACCGGGCACCCCTGGGCCCTCGGCGGCTTCGTCGGGGTCGACCTGTTCTTCGTCCTCTCCGGCTTCCTCGTCACGAGCGTGCTGCTCTCGGAGATCGACCGCACCGGCACGCTCAAGGTCGGCATGTTCTACACCCGGCGCGTGCGGCGGCTGCTCCCGGCAGCCGTCGTCGCGATCGTCGCCACCTGTGCGGTGTTCGTGCTCGTCACACCGGTCACGGAGCGGGTCGAGCTGGTCCGGGACGCCCAGAGCGCCCTGCTCTACGTCGCCAACTGGCACTTCCTCGTCGAGTCGGGCGACTACTTCGCGACCGACGTGGACCGCAGCCCGTTCCTCCACTTCTGGTCGCTGGCGATCGAGGAGCAGTTCTACCTGCTGTTCCCGCTGGTGCTGCTTGGCCTGACCCGGACCGGACGCCGCGTCACCGTCGCGGTGCTGGCTGCGCTGATGCTCGCCTCGGTGGGCGCCCAGCTGGTGTGGGCGCAGGTCGACCCCACGCACGCCTACTACGGCACCGACGCCCGCATCTACCAGCCGCTCGCGGGTGCGGTCCTCGCGCTCGTGGTGCACCGGTTGCCCGTCGGCGGAGGACGTCGCTGGGGCCTGGCCGCGACCGCGGGCCTGGCCCTCTTCCTCCTGCTCAGCAGCGGCCTGCTCGACATCGCGCCGTCCTGGCGCGGGCTCGCGGCCACGGTGGCGGCGGTGACCGTCGTCGCGGCCGTGAGCGTCGCCGAGGGCGGCCGGGTGGCGCAGGTCCTCGCCCAGCCGGTCCTGGTGTTCCTCGGCAAGATCTCCTACGGCACCTACCTGTGGCACTGGCCGGTGATCCTGGTCCTGCAGGAGGTCTTCGCCACCAGCCCGCGGGTCGTCGCCGTCCTCACCGTCGCCCTCAGCACCGGGCTCGCGGCCCTGTCCTACGAGGTGCTGGAGAAGCCGATCCGCACCGCCTCCCTGCTGGACCGCCTGCGCTGGACGCCGGCAGTGGCCGGTGTCGCGGTCAGCGCCCTCCTGGCCTTCACCCTCGTACCGGGACTGCTGACACTGGACCGCAAGCCGGCCCTCGCGGCCGAGTCGGAGCGACCGCGGGCCCTGCCCACACAGCAAACGGTGGAGATCCCCGACGACGTCGACTGGGACAGCGTCGTCAAGGACCACGGCGAGATCGGCACCTGCGCGCCTGACGAGCCCGAGGCCTGCATCGAGGTCGAGGGCTCCGGACCGCACCTGCTCCTCGTCGGCGACAGCCAGGCCCAGTCCCTGGTGCCGATGTTCCGCAAGCTCGCCGAGGAGCACGACTTCACCCTGTCGATCAACGTCGTCCCGGGATGCCTGTGGCAGGAGGAGCTGGACAACGCGGACCTCTCCGACGGCAACCGGCAGCGCTGTGAGAAGGCGCGGGTCGGCTGGTACGACGAGGCGCTGCCCGAGCTCGAGCCGGACGTGGTCGTGCTGATGACCCGGCCTCGCGACAACGAGAAGGTCTTCGGTGAGGCAGTCTCCCGGCGCGACGGCAAGCAGATGCCGCTGGACACCATGACGCTGCGCGCCTCGCGGTCCACGCTGCGGACGCTGGAGAAGCTGGTGCCGCAGACGCTCATCGTCAACAGGATCGTCATGCCCGAGACGTTCGACCCGGCCGACTGCCTCACCACGGAGGAGAAGCCGACGAGGTGCGCCGTCCCGGTGCCGGTGGGGGGCACCGAGAGCGACAGCTTCGCCGAGACCCTGGCGACCGCCTCGGACAAGGTCGAGGTCCTCGACCTCAACCCGGCGTTCTGCCCCGGCGCGCCGGTGTGCATGCCGGTGGTGGGCGACGAGGTGGTCTGGCGCGACGACCACCACGTCACCGCGTCCTTCGCGACCGCCCGGCGCGACGTCGTCTGGGAGATCCTCAACCGCTACGCCCCGTTCGGCTCCCAGGGCGGGGCCTGA
- a CDS encoding PP2C family protein-serine/threonine phosphatase: MTAVRERQARLLADPRSAEPRARLAQAMTRSDFLLRLSRTTAALQNPHRALAGLTTLLVDELVDVALVSVHTGSHETVCTAVRDQPSATATRLLADGGRAYREAIRTGVAEEVVVPSGGPGQLRVLREWLGDEDVVAAVDTLGVELLTIRPLTARGHTFGVLVLARGSGQGFHGSWTFVDELTERVASGLDAVLLVAETRYVAGVLRRALEPQEMPQLPGLDLASFYRVARQSERVGGDFVDVHAHQPDDTVLVLGDVAGKGVEAAVHAQRIRNAVHTASHVDRSPGSILALVNRVLLAEAGPVDESLATAVCARARPVAEGLRVDLANAGHVPPVVLRAAGSVEVTGDADPMLALDPDASYDDRTVVLGHGDTLLLYTDGVTEAPGTTDRFGEDRLVEQLTGLGGTVASAVVESVAVAVSEHLADRHHDDMAMLAIRYVGGDR, encoded by the coding sequence ATGACCGCCGTCAGGGAGCGCCAGGCGCGCCTGCTCGCCGACCCCCGGTCGGCCGAGCCGCGGGCCCGGCTCGCCCAGGCGATGACACGGTCGGACTTCCTGCTCCGGCTCTCGCGCACCACGGCCGCGCTGCAGAACCCGCACCGGGCCCTGGCGGGCCTCACCACTCTCCTGGTCGACGAGCTGGTCGACGTGGCGCTGGTGTCGGTGCACACGGGGTCCCACGAGACGGTGTGCACCGCGGTGCGGGACCAGCCGTCCGCCACCGCCACCCGGCTGCTCGCCGACGGCGGCCGCGCCTACCGCGAGGCCATCCGCACCGGCGTCGCCGAGGAGGTCGTCGTCCCCAGCGGGGGCCCCGGCCAGCTCCGGGTGCTCCGCGAGTGGCTGGGCGACGAGGACGTCGTGGCGGCCGTCGACACCCTCGGCGTCGAGCTGTTGACGATCCGGCCGCTGACGGCACGCGGCCACACCTTCGGGGTGCTCGTCCTCGCCCGGGGCTCGGGGCAGGGCTTCCACGGCTCCTGGACCTTCGTCGACGAGCTCACCGAGCGCGTCGCCAGCGGGCTCGACGCGGTGCTGCTGGTCGCCGAGACGCGGTACGTCGCCGGCGTGCTGCGGCGGGCGCTCGAGCCGCAGGAGATGCCACAGCTGCCCGGGCTCGACCTCGCCAGCTTCTACCGCGTGGCCCGTCAGTCCGAACGGGTCGGCGGGGACTTCGTCGACGTCCACGCCCACCAACCCGACGACACGGTGCTGGTGCTGGGCGACGTCGCCGGGAAGGGCGTGGAGGCCGCGGTGCACGCGCAGCGGATCCGCAACGCCGTCCACACCGCCAGTCACGTCGACCGCTCGCCGGGGAGCATCCTCGCGCTCGTCAACCGGGTGCTGCTCGCCGAGGCGGGCCCCGTGGACGAATCACTGGCGACAGCCGTGTGCGCCCGTGCCCGGCCCGTGGCCGAGGGCCTGCGGGTCGACCTAGCCAACGCCGGTCACGTGCCCCCGGTGGTGCTGCGCGCCGCCGGCTCCGTCGAGGTCACGGGCGACGCCGACCCGATGCTGGCGCTCGACCCCGACGCGAGCTACGACGACCGGACCGTGGTGCTGGGGCACGGCGACACGCTGCTCCTCTACACCGACGGGGTGACCGAGGCGCCGGGCACCACCGACCGCTTCGGCGAGGACCGACTCGTCGAGCAGCTGACCGGGCTCGGCGGCACCGTCGCCTCCGCGGTGGTGGAGTCGGTCGCGGTCGCCGTCTCGGAGCACCTCGCCGACCGGCACCACGACGACATGGCCATGCTCGCCATCCGCTACGTGGGTGGGGACCGGTGA